CCGGAAAACCAcacgaagaagaagaaaaagaaagctACACACCTTTCTCAATCAATGAGAATATATTTTAAACAGACAAGATGGTGGTGTACACATTTTTTTGATTACTTCATGAAGCCCCAAGAaagtatttaatttaatattgGAGCAATTTCTAAATTCAAACGAACCCCCCTGCAACTAGACATGGACATTTAGAAGAAATGCGTTCTTCCAAGTCGGGAACATCGTCAAGTGTGTCAAATTATTTGTGTAACACTTAACATTACCTACCTAATAACGCCTATAAGCCAGCTGGAACAGTAATGGTCTGACTAGGGCTTGGTGATATTTTTATTAACTAGGGTGCATTATGATGATGTTTTTTAATTGCTAGGGTGCATTTTGATAGGGCCTATAAACTCAGGTAAGGGTATTTTTAGCCAATGCTTTTTCTAACTTCGACAGCTGGTCCATGGTCTGTTTTATTTAAACAAGTACCAAAAAGACCCGAGCAGAGAGGGTAAATGTTGGGGAGAAGGCATTCATAGAAGCATTCCTTTGGGATTTTAACATTATTTTGAACCAACAAACCTATAAAGTTTTGTTGACTTCCGTTTTAAATTACTTGCCCAGAAATGATTGGTTGGCATTGGCAACCGTTTTAGCCGACGGgaggcctagctagctaacgctagttaTATCTTGTTGGCTGAATAAAGAAAGCGAAAGGAAGCCGGATCTAAATACGGGTTTGTAAACACAGTTTACATCTTGGTAATTTTCGGATTATTTCAAGCTAGCTATAGCGTTATTAATTAATATGCCACTGCTGTTGGAAACATTTAATTTGTACTATTGTCTGGATATATTCAGCTAGATAAAGTTAAATGGCTTAGCTAATAATATTAGATGTTGATAACGTGTAGCAAACATTCGCTGGATAGCTAACGTTATGGTACCGAATAATCTAACGTTGGCTTGCTACTTAGCTAACGTTATCCTTTATCTGTCAGCCACTACTTCAACCGCAAGCTAATTTCTAACCAACAAAAATTTCAATTTAAAATATACGATATTgggtaacgttagttagcaagCTAGGTGTTTTATATTTTACGAGTCGCTGGTCAATATGAGTTGGCTAGTATAATTTCTTGCTAGCTattgttagctgtgttagctaacGCTAGCTATCTCGCTTGTGTAACGTTAAGTGTCAGATACAAACATGTAAACATTGAAGCATAACTAACATCAATAAGCAAGCTAATGCCGATAGTGTGGCGTCCAATGTAGCTTTCTGGCTGTATAGTTAAGTAACTGTATTTCGCAGtctgttttagctagctagctttcaaaTGTAAACATTCCTCTATTGTTTGTGATTGGTGTCTTTATTTAGAATTCATCATGTCACGCCTTGTTTCCACCACTAGCTATCCAACAGAGGATAAAGAAGGTTCATATTCTCTCAACCCCCCAACTATTCATTAGAAAGGAGCAAGAGACAGACTGCACACAGAATGAGGTTGGAAGAGAGTTGTTTACCTGTTATGGTTGTTGCGTGCTAACTGTATATCAAGCTGTATCTTGTAGAATCAGGTATACTGCATGCATGCCAGAAAAACGTATGTTCTGTTTTCCAGCCTGTCTGTCCTGTGTTTTCATTCTTTCTTGCtgttttgctgtttgttttgtttgttttttatttgtatcttTGCTGCTTTATAGCTCATCTGCTCCCAGGATGGTGAACAACTACAAGCGTACTTCCAGCCCTCGGTCTCCTACGAACAGTGGGGAGCTCTTCACTCCAGCGCATGAGGAGAATGTGCGCTTCATCCACGACAGTAAGTCTGCCTCAGAAGGCCGATATCTTACTAAGACTAGCCCTTAATGTCTCTCACCTGAGTAGGCTTATATGTTGGCGATCAACATGATCCACTGTAAGAAGCTCCTTACAGAGCCCCTGTACCACTGAGCTCAGATGAGCCATTTGGATGGAATGTTGTATGTAAGGAGATGGTTGAAAGCTGGCATGTGTATGCTTCTTTACAGCCTGGCAGTGTGTGCTCAGAGACATCCGGTCACCACTGAGCAGCGAACGCAAAGACCGTGGACCACAGGAGTATGTGGAAAAGAACCCAAATCCCAACTTAAATTGTAAGTGACTTGATGGATCTGAGTATGTTTGTCATTTAAACACGCTATTTACTAGATTTGTCAAAAAGACAGGATAAAAATAACATTACTACTCTTTCTTGCAGCTTTCACACCAGTTGACCTGAGTGACCTCAAGAAACGCAACACACAGGACTCCAAGAAGTCCTAGTCTTTCTCTTTATAGACAACAGCTTTTTTTCTGCATCAATTATCCTTGAGAActttctcctcctctgtcagCCAGCAAGTCAACCTTTTGGCCAGTCCTGCCCAGAATGCCGGTCCTATTTCTGCCCACCTGGACTAACAGCCTGCCCATTCAACAGCAGTGGGCTGATGTCCTAACAACCACAACATTTTTGgagcccccccccctctttctctgtccaggCTCAATATTTTCTTACCCTACCTCCCATCTGGTTGACGTGGAATGCAAGAAAGCTGGCATTTGATTTCCAGGGATTCTCTCTTCCGGTTCTTGGTTTTACAGCCATGAATTTTTCATTTTCACTCTTTTTTTATGTGAATGGGTCTGATGCAGAGTTTCAATGAAATATGCTGACATCCTGATGCCGAAGTACAGACTGTGTACAAATTCTTAATGGGACACTTTAAAGGACTGCAGTCTTAAATATAAACTGTTTTCTTTTCAATCTACAAAGGATAATGCTGAAGGgctgacattttttttttggaAGATAGTTGAATTGTAGATATATTGGAATGGAATCCGATTGTACGGGCGAGTTTTGGAAACCAAAAATTGTTTAGGATAAATGCCAACATTTTTCATATAAATTCATGCCCCTAAAATGGACATCTCCACATTGACTTCCCAGCCTTGAAAAAAAATTTTGAATAAAATACTTTTACAATATTTCACTCTCAATGCATTGGTCATAGATGTTCTGACCTAAATTTTCTTTTTGGATGTGTTACCTATATACTCCCCAATGATGTATGTACAAACATCACAGAACCTACAGTAGGATGGTAAATTGTTGTCTCATGctctttgttttgtttgtgcattgTTACTGAAAACAGTGTAATAggctactgaacaaaaatataattgcaatatgcaacaatttcaaagattttactgaatgcagttcatataaggaaatcagtcaatttaaattaattaattaggccctaatctatggatttcacatgactgggcaggaatgcaaccatgggtgggccttggagggcataggcccacccactgagtttttccccacaaaagggcttttattacagacagaaatactcctcagcaacccctccacaccccccctcatacgatcccgcaggtgaagaagccggatgttgaAGTCCTGggctgggctggcgtggttacacgtggtctgcggttgtgaggccggttggaagtactgccgcattctctaaaacaatgttcgAGGCAccttgtggtagagaaattaacataaaatgatcaggcaacagctctggtggacattcctgcagtcagcatgactattgcacgctccctcaaaacttgaggcattGTGTCGTGTGCCAaattagtggccttttattgtccctagcacaaggcgcacatgtgtaatgatcatgctgtttaatccgcttcttgatatgccacacctgtcaggtggatggattatcctggcaaaggagaaatgctcactaacagggatgtaaacaaatttgtgcacaaaatttgagagaaataagctttttgtgcatatggaaaacatgggaccaacactttacatgttgcgtttattttcatTGTATGTATAGTCAGCCATATTTCTTTCTCTGATCTAGTTCCTTCATATCACAGAGGGAATCATGAAGTGCTCGGTTATGGTCTGAAAGTAGTTATAACAGGGCTCAGCCAGTATTCACAAAAGTTAGCAAAGAGAGAATTACTCCATAATGGTAAACCTATTAGTAGTGCAAACAAGTACAAGAAGATACAATCATGGCAGCATGATATATTTTAACGATATTTTGGTCTATGTGAATCTGCACTCAAATATAGGTGTTGATGCATCTGTGTTGACAAAGTTCACATGTGGATACAGTTGGTGTAGGCCATGGTATTAACACAACACATTTATTTACACCTTTGTCTCAGGAATcttatatcaaataaaatgttattggtcctgtgcacattttgcagatgttatcgcatgctggtaaaataaaggttaaataaataaaatcgcaAGTGCAgctaaatgcttatgtttctagttTCAACATTGCAttatacctaacaatacacacaaatcctaAAAATAATGAAATTCAGAAaaatcagaacgagcaatgtcagagtctgggatatatatatatatatttataaactgGGATGTTCGAtccctgaatactgattggctgacagctgtggtatatcagaccttatataccacaggtatgaccgaaacttgtatttttactgctctaattatgttggtaaccagtttataatagcaattataaactgggtggttcgagccctgaatgccgattggctgacagccatggtatatcagaccttatATACcataggtatgacaaaacatttacttttactactctaagttggtaaccagtttataatagcaataaggtacctcaggggtttgtggcaCACCCCCCGTGCCTTATTGTGTAATATAatggtgtgcatagacagtatgGCTAGTATACTGTATGAACAGGAACAGTGTGTACAGCGGTAGTTATAGGATGATtctggactagaatacagtatatacatatgaagtgggtaaacgttattaaagtgaccagtgttcaatgactatgtacatagggcagcagtccctaaggtagctagctggctagtaaAAGTGCCCTAAGTTCAGGGCAGTGTACTGGGGGACgctggctagtggtgactatttaacagtctgatggcttggagTCTCTCGGTCccggctttgatgcacctgtactgtctcggccttctagatggtagagggGTGACCAGGCCGTGTCTCAGATGGCTGAGGGGCCGAGCCGAATTGCACCAACTATCAAGGAATATGTCAGATATATCTATTTTTGTATAACCAGCACTACAGTAAATTCGAGACCATTACGCTGCTGCACTGATAATAGTAGCACAGGTCTTTGTAGTGATATGACTCAAGGGATCAAATTCAAATCGTCCCTTCTTGATTTGACAGCATAACCTGAGTAAAACTGTGGAAGGGGCGGTGCACAGCAAGCGGACACTGACAGCGTCATCCGTCATCACGTAACGAGGGCTCGTGACTATAAAGACAGCTTGCGCTCTATTTTTGCGTTTTTTTTTTCTCACGCAGCTGAGTACTACCGCCGGGTTATTACCAAGGTTTTTACTTAAGGCAGGGATCAGTCAGGCTAGTTTTTAGTTCGCTAACAGTTCTTAGCGTTATTGAAACTTCATAATGGCCGATAAGATGGATATGTCTCTAGACGACATCATCAAGCAGAACAGGCAGCAGAGAGGGGGCGCAGGAGGCCGTGGTGGTGGAAGAGGCCGTGGCCGGGGAGGCTCTGGCGGGGgccgaggtggtggtggtgttggtgttggccGTGGAGCAGCTGGTGGAGGCTTTGGGGGCCGAGGTGGAGGATCTGGCCCCATGAGGAACCGACCGAACCTGAGCCGTGGCAGAGCAAGACCTACGCCATACAGCAGGGTATGAGAAATTTAGAGGAATGGGCTGAGAAAAAGGAAAACGCCTCGTAACCTGAAAATGCCTGCGCGACGTCCTCTAATCGTCAGGCTTGCTAACTGCTCCCAATGCAATCAATGGCTAGCTTGCTAGTCAAGAGGCGCTTAGCTAGCTAATCGAATTTCTCTCGAATTAACGAAGGGAAACCCTTTAAATTGCGGTTGATATG
This genomic stretch from Salmo trutta chromosome 32, fSalTru1.1, whole genome shotgun sequence harbors:
- the LOC115171399 gene encoding mapk-regulated corepressor-interacting protein 1 isoform X1, giving the protein MPEKRMFCFPACLSCVFILSCCFAVCFVCFLFVSLLLYSSSAPRMVNNYKRTSSPRSPTNSGELFTPAHEENVRFIHDTWQCVLRDIRSPLSSERKDRGPQEYVEKNPNPNLNSFTPVDLSDLKKRNTQDSKKS
- the LOC115171399 gene encoding mapk-regulated corepressor-interacting protein 1 isoform X2, which codes for MSSSAPRMVNNYKRTSSPRSPTNSGELFTPAHEENVRFIHDTWQCVLRDIRSPLSSERKDRGPQEYVEKNPNPNLNSFTPVDLSDLKKRNTQDSKKS